A portion of the Blautia hansenii DSM 20583 genome contains these proteins:
- the hpf gene encoding ribosome hibernation-promoting factor, HPF/YfiA family — protein MKFIISGKNIEVTQGLRSAVEDKLGKLEKYFTSDTEIIVTLSVEKERQKIEVTIPVKGNIIRSEQVSSDMYVSIDLVEEIIERQLRKYKNKIIDKKQSAGFQPEFVEKDYEEDTNEIKIIRTKKFGFKPMYPEDACVQMELLGHNFFVFLNAETEEVNVVYKRKGNTYGLIEPDFG, from the coding sequence ATGAAGTTTATTATAAGTGGAAAGAATATTGAGGTTACACAGGGGCTTAGAAGTGCAGTAGAGGATAAGCTGGGAAAACTGGAAAAGTACTTCACGTCTGACACAGAGATTATTGTTACTTTAAGTGTTGAAAAAGAAAGACAGAAAATCGAGGTTACCATTCCTGTAAAAGGAAATATCATCCGTTCCGAGCAGGTAAGCAGTGATATGTATGTTTCCATCGATTTGGTAGAGGAAATTATCGAAAGACAGTTAAGAAAGTACAAAAATAAAATTATTGATAAAAAACAAAGTGCAGGATTTCAGCCTGAATTTGTTGAAAAGGATTACGAGGAAGATACAAACGAAATTAAAATTATCCGTACAAAGAAATTTGGTTTCAAACCAATGTATCCGGAAGATGCATGTGTACAGATGGAATTGCTGGGACATAATTTCTTCGTGTTCTTAAATGCAGAGACAGAGGAAGTAAATGTAGTTTATAAGAGAAAAGGAAATACTTACGGATTAATTGAACCAGATTTTGGTTGA
- the dapB gene encoding 4-hydroxy-tetrahydrodipicolinate reductase produces MVRIIMNGCNGHMGRVISELVEKDENAEIAAGIDVADMKIYNYPVYTNVFDCDKEADVMIDFSSPKATDNVLKYCVEKKLPLVLCTTGLSEEQLSCVNEAAKETAVLRSANMSLGINTLLKLLQDAAKVLATAGFDMEIVERHHNLKVDAPSGTALALADSLNEAMDNEYHYVYDRSQKREKRDEKEIGISAVRGGTIVGDHEVIFAGPDEVIEFRHTAYSKTVFAKGAVEAAKFLSGKPAGLYNMSHVINK; encoded by the coding sequence ATGGTCAGAATAATAATGAACGGCTGTAACGGTCACATGGGACGTGTGATTTCAGAGCTTGTAGAGAAAGACGAAAATGCAGAAATTGCAGCAGGAATTGATGTTGCAGATATGAAAATTTATAATTATCCGGTTTATACAAATGTTTTTGACTGTGATAAAGAAGCTGATGTTATGATTGATTTTTCTTCTCCAAAGGCAACAGACAATGTATTAAAGTATTGTGTGGAGAAAAAGCTCCCGCTGGTTCTGTGCACAACAGGCTTGTCTGAGGAACAGTTAAGCTGTGTGAATGAAGCAGCCAAGGAAACAGCAGTGCTTCGCTCTGCAAATATGTCTTTGGGAATTAACACGCTGTTAAAGCTTTTGCAGGATGCCGCAAAGGTGCTGGCAACAGCAGGATTTGATATGGAGATTGTAGAGCGTCATCATAATTTAAAGGTGGATGCTCCAAGTGGAACAGCTCTTGCCCTTGCTGACAGCTTAAATGAGGCAATGGATAATGAATATCATTATGTCTATGACAGAAGTCAGAAAAGAGAAAAAAGGGATGAAAAGGAAATCGGAATTTCAGCAGTTCGTGGCGGAACGATTGTAGGTGACCACGAAGTAATCTTTGCAGGTCCTGATGAAGTAATTGAATTTCGACACACTGCTTATTCTAAGACTGTCTTTGCAAAAGGTGCAGTGGAAGCTGCAAAATTTTTAAGCGGAAAACCGGCAGGCTTATATAATATGAGTCATGTCATTAACAAATAA
- the dapA gene encoding 4-hydroxy-tetrahydrodipicolinate synthase — protein sequence MSIFTGAGVAIVTPMKENGEVNFEKLGEILEEQIAGQTDAIIICGTTGESSTLTHEEHLDAIKYTIDKVNKRIPVIAGTGSNCTQTAIYLSQEAEKYGADGLLLVTPYYNKATQKGLIEHYTAIANSVKLPIILYNVASRTGCNIEPKTAAYLAEHVENIVAIKEASGNISQVAEIAALTQGKMDIYSGNDDQIVPILSLGGKGVISVLSNVAPQYTHDIVAKFMEGKVEESRDMQLKALPLIHALFCEVNPIPVKTALNLMGKEVGPLRMPMTEMEEAHQEVLKKAMKDFGIELA from the coding sequence ATGTCTATTTTTACAGGTGCGGGTGTAGCGATTGTAACGCCAATGAAAGAAAACGGAGAAGTAAACTTTGAGAAATTAGGAGAAATTCTCGAAGAGCAGATTGCAGGACAAACGGATGCAATTATTATCTGCGGAACAACAGGAGAGTCTTCAACCCTGACCCATGAGGAACATTTAGACGCAATCAAATATACCATTGATAAAGTAAATAAAAGAATTCCTGTTATTGCAGGAACAGGCTCTAACTGTACACAGACAGCGATTTACCTTTCACAGGAGGCTGAAAAATATGGGGCAGACGGACTGCTTTTAGTAACGCCATATTATAATAAAGCAACTCAGAAAGGTTTGATTGAACATTATACAGCAATTGCAAATTCTGTAAAGCTTCCGATTATTTTATATAATGTAGCAAGCCGCACAGGATGTAATATTGAGCCGAAGACAGCGGCTTATCTGGCAGAGCATGTGGAAAATATTGTAGCAATTAAAGAAGCTTCCGGAAATATTTCTCAGGTAGCTGAAATTGCGGCTCTGACACAGGGAAAGATGGATATTTATTCAGGAAATGACGACCAGATTGTACCAATTCTCTCTTTGGGAGGAAAAGGTGTAATCTCTGTACTTTCCAATGTAGCGCCCCAATATACACATGATATTGTGGCAAAATTCATGGAAGGAAAAGTGGAGGAAAGCAGGGATATGCAGTTAAAAGCGCTGCCTCTTATTCATGCACTTTTCTGTGAAGTAAATCCAATTCCTGTAAAAACAGCTTTAAACCTTATGGGAAAAGAAGTAGGTCCTCTGCGTATGCCAATGACAGAAATGGAAGAGGCTCATCAGGAAGTTCTGAAGAAAGCTATGAAGGATTTTGGTATAGAATTAGCTTAA
- a CDS encoding cob(I)yrinic acid a,c-diamide adenosyltransferase, whose product MDEEKGLTQIYCGPGKGKTSVAIGQAIRAVGYGKRAIVIQFLKGRATSRLDYLNAMEPEVRLFRFEKKDKFYEDLTDEEKKEENLNIRNGLNFARKVLLTEECDMLILDEILGALEFGIVSEEEIESLIQAKDYETELIMTGNVVTEALKNAADRVVSLEVIK is encoded by the coding sequence ATGGATGAAGAAAAGGGATTGACGCAGATTTACTGCGGACCGGGAAAAGGAAAAACAAGTGTAGCAATCGGTCAGGCAATTCGTGCAGTAGGTTATGGGAAGCGGGCTATTGTAATTCAGTTTTTAAAAGGGAGAGCCACTTCTCGACTAGATTATCTAAATGCAATGGAGCCGGAGGTTCGTCTGTTTCGATTTGAGAAAAAAGATAAGTTTTATGAGGACCTGACAGATGAAGAAAAGAAAGAGGAAAATCTGAATATCCGAAACGGTTTAAATTTTGCACGAAAAGTATTGCTGACAGAAGAGTGTGATATGCTAATTCTCGATGAAATTCTGGGGGCTTTAGAGTTTGGCATTGTTTCAGAAGAAGAAATCGAAAGTCTTATTCAGGCAAAGGATTATGAAACAGAGCTGATTATGACAGGAAATGTTGTGACAGAAGCTTTGAAAAATGCAGCGGACAGAGTGGTTTCACTGGAAGTTATTAAATAA
- a CDS encoding single-stranded DNA-binding protein, translating into MADKIIENNQVSIMGKVASGFTFSHQVYGEGFYLVDVLVKRLSDSEDRIPLMVSERLVDVTQDYEGEYIMVQGQFRSYNRHEEKKNRLVLSVFVRELTFVEEADDSIKTNQIFLDGYICKPPVYRKTPLGREIADLLLAVNRPYGKSDYIPCICWGRNARYASAFEVGGHVLIWGRIQSREYIKKLGENETEKRVAYEVSVSKLEYAD; encoded by the coding sequence ATGGCAGATAAAATTATTGAAAACAATCAGGTGTCCATTATGGGAAAGGTAGCGTCAGGCTTTACATTCAGTCATCAGGTATACGGAGAGGGATTTTACCTGGTAGACGTATTGGTGAAGCGACTCAGCGACTCCGAGGACAGAATACCTTTGATGGTTTCAGAACGTCTGGTAGACGTTACACAGGATTATGAAGGGGAATACATTATGGTGCAGGGACAGTTCCGTTCCTACAATCGCCACGAAGAGAAGAAAAACAGACTGGTACTTTCTGTTTTTGTAAGAGAGCTGACTTTTGTAGAGGAGGCAGACGACTCCATTAAAACAAATCAGATTTTTCTTGACGGTTATATCTGTAAGCCTCCGGTATATAGGAAAACACCGCTGGGAAGGGAAATCGCAGACCTTTTATTGGCAGTGAACCGTCCTTACGGAAAATCAGACTACATACCCTGTATATGCTGGGGAAGAAATGCCCGTTACGCATCCGCATTTGAGGTGGGCGGTCATGTGTTGATTTGGGGCAGAATTCAGAGCAGGGAATATATTAAGAAATTAGGAGAAAATGAGACAGAAAAGAGAGTGGCTTATGAGGTTTCTGTGAGCAAATTAGAATATGCAGATTAA
- the typA gene encoding translational GTPase TypA, with product MKTAREDIRNVAIIAHVDHGKTTLVDQLLRQSGVFRENQAVQERVMDSNDIERERGITILSKNTAVYYKDTKINIIDTPGHADFGGEVERVLKMVDGVILLVDAFEGAMPQTKFVLKKALELDLHVIVCINKIDRPEARPDEVIDEVLELLMDLDASDEQLDCPFLYASAKAGHAVLDLSDTPESMEPLFETILKYIPAPTGDPDAPTQTLISTIDYNEYVGRIGVGKVENGKLSVNQEVMLVNHHDPDKMKKVKISKLYEFEGLNKVEVKEAGIGSIVAISGIADIHIGDTLCSPENPEPIPFQKISEPTISMNFIVNDSPFAGQEGKFITSRHLRERLMRELNTDVSLRVEDTESTDCFKVSGRGELHLSVLIENMRREGYEFAVSKAEVIYHEDERGRKLEPMEIAYVDVPEEFSGTIIQRLSERKGELQGMSPASDGTTRLEFNIPSRGLIGFRGEFMTSTKGSGILNTAFDGYAPYKGDLQYRKQGSLIAFETGESVAYGLFSAQDRGTLFIGPGEKVYSGMVIGQSGKAEDIELNVCKTKHLTNTRSSSADEALKLTPPKILSLEQALEFIDTDELLEITPDSLRIRKKILDSRLRKRQGFKK from the coding sequence ATGAAAACAGCAAGAGAAGATATCAGAAACGTGGCGATTATTGCCCATGTTGACCACGGTAAAACAACTCTGGTTGACCAGCTTCTTCGCCAGAGCGGTGTTTTCCGTGAAAATCAGGCAGTACAGGAACGTGTCATGGACTCCAACGATATTGAAAGAGAACGTGGTATTACCATTTTATCCAAAAACACTGCCGTATATTACAAGGATACAAAAATCAACATTATTGATACACCGGGACATGCGGATTTCGGCGGTGAAGTAGAACGTGTATTAAAAATGGTAGACGGCGTTATCCTTTTAGTAGATGCTTTTGAAGGCGCTATGCCTCAGACAAAATTTGTTCTGAAAAAAGCTCTGGAATTAGACCTTCATGTTATTGTATGTATTAACAAGATTGACCGTCCGGAGGCTCGTCCTGATGAAGTAATTGACGAGGTTTTAGAGCTTCTCATGGATTTAGACGCATCTGACGAACAGCTAGACTGCCCGTTCTTATATGCGTCTGCAAAAGCAGGACACGCTGTTCTGGATTTAAGCGATACACCGGAAAGCATGGAACCTTTATTTGAAACAATCTTAAAATACATTCCTGCACCTACCGGTGACCCGGATGCACCTACACAGACCTTAATCAGCACCATTGATTACAACGAATATGTGGGGCGTATCGGTGTAGGTAAAGTGGAAAACGGAAAGCTCTCCGTTAATCAAGAGGTTATGCTGGTAAACCACCATGACCCTGATAAAATGAAAAAAGTAAAAATCAGCAAGCTCTATGAATTTGAAGGCTTAAATAAGGTTGAGGTAAAGGAAGCGGGTATCGGCTCGATCGTTGCCATTTCCGGTATTGCGGACATTCATATCGGAGATACCCTTTGCTCCCCTGAAAATCCGGAGCCAATTCCGTTCCAGAAAATTTCAGAGCCTACCATTTCCATGAACTTTATTGTAAATGACAGTCCGTTCGCAGGACAGGAAGGTAAATTTATCACTTCCCGCCATTTAAGAGAACGTCTGATGCGTGAATTAAACACAGATGTCAGCCTTCGTGTAGAAGACACTGAAAGCACAGATTGCTTTAAGGTTTCCGGACGTGGAGAGCTTCATTTATCTGTTTTAATTGAAAACATGAGACGTGAAGGCTATGAATTTGCCGTAAGTAAAGCAGAAGTTATCTACCACGAGGATGAACGTGGAAGAAAATTAGAGCCTATGGAAATTGCTTATGTGGATGTTCCTGAGGAATTTTCCGGTACAATTATCCAGCGTTTAAGCGAGAGAAAAGGTGAACTTCAGGGTATGAGCCCTGCCAGTGACGGAACGACTCGTCTGGAATTTAACATTCCTTCCAGAGGGCTCATTGGTTTCCGAGGCGAATTTATGACCTCAACCAAAGGTTCCGGTATTTTAAATACTGCATTTGACGGCTATGCTCCATACAAGGGCGATTTACAGTACCGCAAACAGGGCTCTCTCATTGCTTTTGAAACAGGTGAGTCCGTAGCTTATGGTCTCTTCTCTGCACAGGACCGTGGTACACTCTTTATCGGACCGGGCGAAAAAGTATACAGCGGTATGGTTATCGGACAGAGCGGTAAGGCAGAAGATATCGAATTAAACGTATGTAAGACAAAACACCTTACCAATACCCGTTCTTCTTCCGCTGACGAAGCCTTAAAGCTGACTCCGCCTAAGATTTTAAGTCTGGAACAGGCGCTGGAATTTATTGATACAGACGAGCTTCTGGAAATCACACCGGACTCTCTGCGTATCCGTAAGAAAATTTTAGACTCCCGTTTAAGAAAAAGACAGGGCTTTAAAAAATAA
- a CDS encoding TraX family protein, with translation MYICGLNFTISGFVDIYLLTAVLSLLFISMYNGKRGIKMKYFFYIFYPAHLCIFYFVRLTLTKIL, from the coding sequence ATGTATATTTGTGGATTGAATTTCACAATAAGTGGATTTGTTGACATATATTTGTTGACGGCTGTATTATCGTTACTGTTTATTTCAATGTATAATGGTAAGCGTGGAATAAAAATGAAATATTTCTTCTATATTTTTTATCCCGCTCATTTGTGTATATTCTACTTCGTGAGATTAACGCTTACTAAAATATTATAG
- a CDS encoding IS630 family transposase, with protein sequence MRKTYLPLSDEDRNYLKSLSKKRTIQAQVVDRARILLYKADGMTFQQIADKLAISTATVRLCVSKFHKGGLDAALFDVQRSGRPSEITDDAKAWMISIACQRPAELGYAQELWTLASLHKYIQKHAEEAGYPRLSTVTKPYIQKFLREQDMKPFKIKYYCEKRDPDFETKMHEVLLVYKQIEMQFDENGDLIVPDDYKLTITVSYDEKPGIQAISNTAPDLRPTPEHGEVYRDAEYKRLGTLSLLAGIDLLTGEAIPLVSETHKSSDFIEFLKILDKKYPSQDTIRIILDNHSAHTSKETRCFLDTMPKGRFKFVFTPKHGSWLNMIESFFSKMTRQMLHGIRVNSKQELEERIYKYFDEINREPVVYHWKYKMDEISEEEAASV encoded by the coding sequence ATGAGAAAAACATATCTTCCTCTGTCAGATGAAGACAGGAATTACCTTAAATCATTATCAAAAAAGAGAACGATTCAGGCTCAAGTTGTGGATCGTGCCAGAATCCTTTTATATAAAGCCGATGGAATGACATTCCAACAAATTGCTGATAAACTTGCAATCAGCACTGCCACGGTACGCCTATGTGTTTCGAAGTTTCATAAAGGCGGTTTGGATGCTGCACTGTTTGATGTTCAGCGTTCTGGACGTCCATCCGAAATCACCGACGATGCGAAAGCATGGATGATCAGTATTGCGTGTCAGAGACCGGCAGAACTCGGTTATGCGCAGGAATTGTGGACATTGGCTTCTCTCCATAAATACATTCAGAAACATGCAGAGGAGGCGGGATATCCAAGACTTTCAACCGTTACGAAACCTTATATCCAGAAATTCCTCAGGGAACAGGATATGAAACCCTTTAAAATCAAATATTACTGTGAAAAGCGGGATCCTGATTTTGAAACAAAAATGCATGAAGTCCTGCTGGTTTACAAACAGATTGAAATGCAGTTTGATGAAAATGGTGATCTCATTGTTCCAGACGATTATAAATTGACGATTACGGTGTCCTATGATGAGAAACCGGGTATTCAGGCAATCTCCAATACTGCACCAGATTTACGCCCGACACCAGAACACGGAGAGGTATATCGTGATGCAGAATACAAACGTCTTGGAACGCTCTCTTTGCTGGCAGGCATTGATCTGCTTACAGGAGAAGCCATCCCGTTAGTAAGTGAAACCCATAAGAGTTCTGATTTTATTGAGTTTTTAAAGATACTGGATAAAAAATATCCATCACAGGATACCATTCGGATTATTCTGGATAATCATTCAGCACATACTTCTAAAGAAACACGGTGCTTTCTGGATACTATGCCAAAGGGACGTTTTAAATTTGTATTTACACCAAAACATGGCTCATGGTTAAATATGATTGAAAGCTTCTTCAGTAAGATGACCAGACAGATGCTTCATGGAATTCGTGTTAATAGCAAACAGGAATTGGAAGAACGAATTTACAAGTATTTTGACGAAATAAACCGTGAGCCTGTAGTTTATCACTGGAAGTATAAAATGGATGAAATCAGTGAAGAGGAAGCGGCATCGGTTTAA
- a CDS encoding TraX family protein produces MKKFISGSTLKILAMIFMVIDHFGQVVLKNGIILNAPYSMFTDEQFDMLMSAVNICHILGRISFPIFCFLLAEGFFHTHSLKKYILSLGIFAFISEPIYDLANTGNLFSLEQQNVLFTLSLGLIVLTTINKFNKNVVISCATIVIGAYISYICNLDGWYYGIALISVFYLFHDMPVLKYTASILV; encoded by the coding sequence ATGAAAAAATTTATTTCGGGAAGCACATTAAAAATATTGGCAATGATTTTTATGGTAATCGACCACTTTGGACAAGTGGTGTTAAAAAATGGAATTATTCTAAATGCTCCATATTCTATGTTTACAGATGAGCAATTTGATATGTTAATGTCCGCTGTCAATATTTGTCATATTTTAGGTAGAATTTCATTCCCTATCTTCTGCTTTCTGTTAGCAGAGGGATTTTTTCATACGCATAGTCTTAAGAAATATATTTTAAGCTTAGGAATTTTTGCGTTTATTTCTGAGCCTATTTATGATTTAGCCAATACAGGAAATTTATTCAGTTTGGAACAGCAAAATGTTTTATTCACGTTGTCATTAGGTCTGATTGTATTAACAACCATAAATAAATTTAATAAAAATGTAGTAATCTCTTGTGCAACAATAGTGATAGGGGCGTATATTTCATATATTTGTAATTTAGATGGCTGGTATTATGGAATAGCTTTAATCAGCGTATTTTATCTTTTTCATGATATGCCGGTACTAAAATATACTGCTTCTATTCTAGTATAG
- a CDS encoding helix-turn-helix domain-containing protein, translated as MNIGEQINNLRKKHGLSQDDFANLFNVSRQTVSNWENGKSYPDLEMIIKISDYFKISVDELLRNDVQSEEKIDNEKKVKKRYLILLLVLCFLGAMIIWGLYGKYQDSVAVNFTMEKHETYKNNETKEQSINIANGYFSVPKDEKLSVQVKGDTDDGKLHVTITNQDNKVYYQLDGQELNDLQTLYFEKGSYIIQIVADDYTEDIISLEYNIEIKN; from the coding sequence ATGAATATAGGAGAACAAATAAATAATCTGCGAAAAAAACATGGTTTAAGCCAAGATGATTTTGCAAATTTATTTAATGTTTCCAGACAGACGGTTTCTAATTGGGAAAATGGTAAAAGTTATCCAGACTTAGAAATGATTATAAAAATAAGTGATTATTTCAAAATTTCTGTTGATGAATTATTAAGAAATGATGTTCAGAGCGAAGAAAAAATTGATAATGAAAAAAAGGTAAAAAAGAGATATCTTATTTTATTACTGGTTTTATGCTTTTTAGGAGCAATGATTATTTGGGGATTGTATGGTAAATATCAAGATAGTGTAGCAGTTAATTTTACAATGGAAAAGCATGAAACTTATAAAAATAATGAAACCAAAGAACAATCTATAAACATTGCAAACGGATATTTTTCGGTTCCTAAAGATGAAAAACTCAGTGTACAAGTAAAGGGCGATACTGACGATGGTAAACTTCATGTTACCATTACAAATCAAGACAATAAGGTTTATTATCAATTAGACGGTCAAGAGCTGAACGATTTACAAACTTTATATTTTGAAAAAGGTTCCTATATTATTCAAATCGTTGCTGATGATTATACAGAGGACATTATAAGTCTTGAATATAACATTGAAATAAAAAATTAA
- a CDS encoding carbohydrate ABC transporter permease has translation MKNRYHLLERRKKLTGLLLAAPVLLGTFVFFLLPFAICVKYSFTFGVGGAYFVGLDNYKEVFSSYAFQLAAANTLRFLVIGVTLNLVLSFFIALLIKKGLAGSRFFRYILLLPLVLPIASAVMVIQVFFAETGIINHWLISIGVPMVQWMEGPSAFYVLLGLYIWKSFGYSVILLLSGLNTIPEEFYQTAAVEGAGSLKKLVSITLPMMAPHFFLAAVMGIVNAFKSYREAFLLGGKHPHDSIYMIQRLLLLLLSKSFIICFTQIRYICICQSSILFCKRNFAKM, from the coding sequence ATGAAAAATAGATATCATTTGCTGGAAAGGAGAAAAAAGCTCACAGGACTTTTGTTGGCAGCGCCGGTTTTATTGGGAACTTTTGTTTTCTTTTTGCTGCCGTTTGCTATATGTGTGAAGTATTCTTTTACTTTTGGTGTGGGTGGAGCTTACTTTGTAGGGCTTGATAATTACAAAGAGGTTTTTTCTTCTTATGCGTTTCAGTTGGCAGCTGCAAATACACTGCGGTTTCTGGTTATTGGCGTTACCTTAAATCTTGTGCTGAGTTTTTTTATTGCACTGCTGATAAAGAAAGGATTGGCGGGAAGTCGCTTTTTCCGCTACATCCTTTTGCTGCCTTTGGTGCTTCCCATAGCCAGTGCTGTTATGGTTATTCAAGTATTTTTTGCAGAGACAGGGATTATCAATCATTGGCTGATATCCATAGGAGTGCCGATGGTGCAATGGATGGAAGGGCCAAGTGCCTTTTATGTATTACTGGGCTTGTATATATGGAAAAGCTTCGGATATAGTGTGATTTTGTTGTTATCCGGTCTGAATACCATTCCGGAGGAATTTTATCAGACGGCGGCGGTGGAAGGAGCAGGAAGTTTGAAAAAGCTGGTTTCTATTACATTGCCAATGATGGCTCCACATTTTTTTCTGGCAGCAGTTATGGGTATTGTAAATGCTTTTAAATCTTATCGTGAAGCGTTTCTTTTAGGGGGAAAGCACCCGCATGACAGTATTTATATGATACAACGATTGTTATTGCTTCTTCTTTCAAAGAGCTTTATAATTTGTTTTACGCAAATACGCTATATTTGTATATGTCAAAGCAGTATTCTGTTTTGTAAAAGAAACTTTGCTAAGATGTAA
- a CDS encoding extracellular solute-binding protein yields the protein MKDMQVQIMAGKGPDVFLLDEENVVLPDMVKSSYNGVFLDLNTVIEGLADMPLNQTVLKAGEVDGKQYFLPLGYMLPGIAVTQEMLGDWTPSSDQPDKFLKEVSSHTGVKGFPAEFYLTQYIAGLFGTSVFDYEEKTITFSKELQNITELLAERQELSFDEAEELPNVMIMGHSVESSLTELMKRSFASDTDVKFLPFPNGEKGVNAQVNVFAAVRANSDYASQAGDFLEFLLSNEVQGSTGWEKFGNGKRFTAIPVNNNAVVPAYKYWLSSGTEEYQEEAAKKAEELFQITQQVTTARFCQYENSLIFDAIFMTSEESSVEKKLDNLKDELRFYFDE from the coding sequence ATGAAGGATATGCAGGTGCAGATTATGGCAGGCAAAGGCCCTGATGTTTTTCTTTTGGATGAAGAGAATGTCGTATTGCCGGATATGGTAAAAAGCAGTTACAACGGGGTATTTTTAGATTTGAATACAGTAATAGAGGGATTAGCAGATATGCCGCTTAATCAAACTGTATTAAAAGCGGGGGAAGTTGATGGGAAACAGTATTTTCTGCCATTGGGATATATGCTGCCGGGAATTGCTGTGACTCAGGAGATGTTAGGAGACTGGACACCGTCATCTGACCAGCCGGATAAATTTCTAAAAGAGGTTTCTTCTCATACAGGCGTGAAAGGATTTCCGGCGGAATTTTATCTAACACAGTATATAGCGGGACTTTTCGGAACGTCTGTTTTTGACTATGAAGAAAAAACAATTACTTTTTCGAAAGAATTGCAGAATATAACAGAACTGTTAGCAGAGAGACAGGAGCTTTCTTTTGATGAAGCAGAGGAATTACCCAATGTGATGATAATGGGACATTCCGTAGAGAGTTCTTTAACGGAACTTATGAAACGGTCTTTTGCTTCTGATACAGATGTTAAATTCCTTCCATTTCCAAACGGGGAAAAGGGAGTAAACGCACAGGTCAATGTGTTTGCGGCAGTTCGGGCAAACAGTGATTATGCTTCACAGGCAGGAGATTTTTTAGAATTTTTATTATCCAATGAAGTGCAGGGAAGTACAGGTTGGGAGAAATTTGGAAATGGAAAGAGATTTACAGCTATTCCTGTGAATAATAATGCTGTTGTACCGGCATACAAGTATTGGCTGAGTTCAGGAACAGAAGAATATCAGGAAGAAGCTGCCAAAAAGGCAGAGGAGCTGTTTCAGATTACACAGCAGGTTACGACAGCTCGTTTCTGTCAATATGAAAATTCTCTGATTTTTGATGCAATCTTTATGACCAGTGAAGAGAGTTCTGTGGAGAAAAAGCTGGATAATTTAAAAGATGAATTACGCTTCTATTTTGATGAATAA